The following coding sequences are from one Methanobrevibacter sp. window:
- a CDS encoding AarF/ABC1/UbiB kinase family protein: MKVKPSARNENIKRLNEIYKVLKKNDFGYLIEENTFFKKFPFLRNYQAEKEGYFPDESVPLRIRKVLEELGPAYIKLGQMLSTRPDLVGKDISEELQKLRDNTPVTPFDEIKEVIENELESPIEDIYSEIDESPIGSASIGQVYKARLKSTNEEVAIKVQKPNSYEVIKSDVQIMKFLATRTDRFLYKTRTYNLPAMVSEFERSIFKELNYIEEVMNMQNLAKNFKGVSYIKIPKAYTDYCSSKVITMELINGVEVSDLLEGEYPEIDKKKIADYGVKSYFKQIMIDGFFHADPHPGNLIVTEDNKLCYIDEGMMGILNETFKSNLAELILLLLSGNTDNIMNQLIYMGIITPAQNTPELKEDVNDLLNLYYGADLKNMDGLMEDLLNAMVKNNVILPREFVMIGRGIALIEDTGKKLNPKFNAATELKKLSNKIILNKYKPDRVAKTSLNYFLQLEHLAKDLPDTINKTISKLEEGELEVNLKHMGIGELTNQLSVSLIISAIIVGSSLAILADKGPTLFDIPIIGLFGFVFSAVLGAYLVIQYMIERE, from the coding sequence ATGAAAGTTAAACCTAGTGCTAGAAATGAGAACATAAAAAGATTAAATGAAATCTATAAAGTGTTAAAAAAGAATGATTTCGGATATTTAATCGAAGAAAATACTTTTTTTAAAAAATTTCCATTCCTTAGAAATTATCAAGCTGAAAAAGAAGGATATTTCCCTGATGAATCAGTTCCATTAAGAATTAGAAAAGTACTGGAGGAATTAGGTCCAGCATATATCAAATTGGGACAGATGCTAAGTACAAGGCCGGATCTTGTCGGCAAGGATATTTCTGAAGAACTTCAAAAACTAAGGGACAACACTCCAGTAACCCCATTTGATGAGATTAAAGAAGTTATTGAAAATGAACTGGAATCCCCAATTGAAGATATATATTCTGAAATTGATGAATCCCCAATCGGTTCAGCTTCAATCGGTCAGGTTTATAAGGCTCGTTTAAAAAGCACAAATGAAGAAGTTGCTATTAAAGTTCAAAAGCCAAATTCATATGAAGTAATCAAATCTGACGTTCAGATAATGAAATTTTTGGCAACAAGAACAGACAGGTTCCTTTATAAAACCAGAACATACAATTTGCCTGCCATGGTCAGTGAATTTGAACGTTCCATATTTAAGGAACTCAATTACATTGAAGAAGTAATGAATATGCAGAATCTTGCAAAAAACTTCAAAGGAGTTAGTTATATAAAAATACCTAAGGCATATACCGATTACTGCTCTTCAAAAGTAATTACAATGGAATTGATAAATGGTGTTGAAGTAAGCGATTTACTGGAAGGAGAATATCCCGAAATCGATAAGAAAAAAATCGCTGATTATGGAGTCAAATCTTATTTTAAACAAATAATGATTGACGGATTCTTCCATGCAGACCCACATCCGGGAAACCTGATTGTAACTGAAGACAATAAGTTATGCTATATTGATGAAGGAATGATGGGAATCCTGAATGAAACTTTTAAATCAAATCTGGCAGAACTGATTTTGCTTTTACTTAGCGGCAATACCGACAACATCATGAATCAGCTGATTTATATGGGCATTATCACACCTGCCCAGAATACTCCTGAGCTAAAAGAGGATGTTAATGACCTGTTGAATCTTTATTATGGTGCTGATTTGAAAAACATGGATGGTTTAATGGAAGATTTATTGAATGCAATGGTTAAAAATAATGTGATTCTTCCAAGAGAATTTGTAATGATCGGACGTGGAATTGCACTTATAGAAGATACCGGTAAGAAATTAAACCCAAAATTCAATGCAGCAACAGAACTTAAAAAATTATCAAATAAAATAATTCTAAATAAATACAAACCGGACAGGGTTGCAAAAACTAGTCTGAATTACTTCCTTCAGCTAGAACACTTGGCAAAGGATCTTCCTGATACAATCAACAAGACAATTTCTAAACTTGAAGAAGGAGAGCTTGAAGTTAACCTGAAACATATGGGCATCGGTGAGCTAACCAATCAGTTATCAGTATCATTAATCATATCCGCAATCATTGTCGGATCATCACTTGCAATTCTGGCAGATAAAGGACCTACACTATTCGATATACCAATAATTGGATTGTTTGGTTTCGTATTCAGTGCGGTTTTAGGTGCATATCTTGTTATTCAATATATGATAGAAAGAGAATGA
- a CDS encoding U32 family peptidase, whose product MVLEELLAPAGSYDVLVIAVNAGANAVYIAGQNYGARAYAKNFTIEEIKKAVNYAHLNGAKVHVTVNTLINNFEIVDVLQYLFKLYQIGVDAVIVQDFGLIWLLKTFIPDLEVHASTQMGLNNYASIKWAGKNNIKRVVLPREVTIPQIQETTQRLKEDNINMDIEVFGHGALCYCVSGKCYMSSYNSGRSGNRGACAQPCRREYRLKYRGYNIGNGYLLSTHDLATYNHLNEISDAGVKSLKLEGRMKSGDYIGTIVNSYRNIIDGNPGDYKKDLHLVFNRQFTDGYMMGDKPGDVMGRGHSGHEGLYIGDIVDIDGTKVTIEVKNHEIPVILEPGDGIAFKYNGKIKGIYLENIIKQDENEIVIDTTRLVKVGTEVFISYSKSTHEYLKQFEKETIRNNVGINLSLTWDEDLNLFTKVEFHIDDELINFRHKCLGKFEKAKNKPVTEEIITKQLEKTGQTPFYINNIRFNNMPKDIFIPIREINQIRREILDNATDLLLNHYTPTKKSVKKVRKDLSKFFDDYDNIKDKPKRKSPKLSIFIDDISQIRAASGFDLKRIYFDGNCHYNNPEDYFTNIKETLKQGSLMASPTEFVWVLSSFISQEDALKCNEIVKELENEGIIISVMGDFPGMSEIFDCPIYGNHNLNVWNSFCVRSLNESGFKSLILSSELSGDEIQELVHKNHDRNIDLEMIVNGNLEVIVSKDDFTNLNDGKDFIISNDADYAILEDKKRKKFKYKIFFDYNRQSHIINKDCLCLIEEMNEIKELGLDSLILDCRYSNEQYTSQILSIYNESLNGKNQDELTKYKYQIMDFSQSYINKGNYIEGRLHENS is encoded by the coding sequence ATGGTTTTAGAGGAATTATTGGCTCCTGCAGGTTCTTATGATGTATTAGTAATCGCAGTAAATGCCGGTGCTAATGCAGTTTATATAGCTGGGCAAAATTATGGAGCTAGAGCATATGCTAAAAACTTTACCATAGAAGAAATCAAAAAAGCAGTCAATTATGCTCATTTAAATGGGGCAAAAGTCCATGTAACAGTTAATACATTAATTAATAATTTTGAAATTGTTGATGTTCTGCAATATCTATTTAAATTATACCAAATTGGAGTGGATGCAGTTATTGTTCAGGATTTCGGATTAATATGGCTTTTGAAAACATTCATTCCAGATTTGGAAGTTCATGCTTCAACACAGATGGGATTAAACAATTATGCTTCAATTAAATGGGCTGGCAAAAACAATATTAAACGTGTTGTTCTTCCAAGAGAAGTGACTATCCCGCAAATCCAGGAGACTACTCAGAGATTAAAAGAGGACAATATCAATATGGACATTGAAGTGTTCGGCCATGGTGCATTATGCTATTGTGTCAGCGGAAAATGCTACATGTCCTCATACAATAGTGGTCGTAGCGGAAACCGTGGAGCTTGTGCTCAACCATGCAGACGAGAATACCGTTTAAAATACAGAGGATATAATATTGGAAACGGTTACCTCCTATCCACTCATGATCTTGCTACCTATAATCATTTAAATGAAATTTCCGATGCCGGAGTCAAATCATTAAAGCTGGAAGGCAGGATGAAATCCGGAGATTATATAGGAACAATCGTCAACAGTTACAGAAACATTATTGATGGAAATCCCGGAGATTACAAAAAAGATTTACACCTTGTTTTCAATCGCCAGTTCACTGACGGATACATGATGGGCGACAAGCCCGGAGATGTTATGGGCAGAGGCCACTCAGGCCATGAAGGACTATATATCGGAGATATTGTAGATATTGATGGGACCAAAGTTACAATAGAAGTTAAAAACCATGAAATCCCAGTCATTTTAGAGCCTGGAGATGGAATCGCTTTCAAGTACAACGGCAAGATTAAAGGAATTTATCTTGAAAACATCATAAAACAGGATGAAAATGAAATTGTCATTGACACTACACGTCTTGTTAAAGTCGGAACCGAAGTTTTCATCAGTTATTCAAAATCAACACATGAATACTTAAAGCAGTTTGAAAAGGAAACCATCAGAAATAATGTGGGAATCAATTTATCCCTAACCTGGGATGAGGATTTAAATCTATTTACAAAGGTTGAATTCCACATTGATGATGAATTGATTAATTTCCGTCATAAATGCTTAGGCAAGTTTGAAAAAGCAAAAAACAAACCAGTAACTGAAGAAATAATTACAAAACAGCTTGAAAAAACTGGTCAAACACCATTTTATATCAATAATATTAGGTTTAACAATATGCCAAAGGACATATTCATACCTATCCGCGAAATCAATCAAATCAGACGTGAAATTTTGGATAATGCTACTGATTTATTGCTTAATCATTACACTCCTACCAAGAAGTCTGTTAAAAAAGTTAGAAAGGATTTAAGCAAATTCTTTGATGATTATGATAACATTAAAGATAAACCTAAAAGGAAATCCCCTAAACTGTCAATTTTCATTGATGACATTTCACAGATTAGAGCCGCTTCAGGTTTTGATTTGAAACGCATTTACTTTGACGGCAACTGCCATTATAATAATCCTGAGGATTATTTCACAAACATTAAGGAAACCTTAAAGCAGGGTAGTTTAATGGCATCTCCAACCGAGTTCGTTTGGGTATTATCATCATTTATTTCACAGGAAGATGCTCTCAAATGCAATGAGATTGTCAAGGAACTTGAAAATGAGGGAATCATCATTTCTGTCATGGGCGATTTTCCGGGCATGAGTGAAATCTTTGACTGTCCTATTTACGGCAATCACAATTTAAATGTTTGGAACAGCTTTTGCGTGCGCAGTTTAAATGAATCAGGATTCAAATCACTGATATTATCCTCTGAGTTATCAGGAGATGAAATACAGGAACTGGTGCATAAGAATCATGACAGGAATATTGATTTGGAAATGATTGTTAATGGAAACCTGGAAGTTATTGTAAGTAAGGATGATTTCACCAATCTGAATGATGGCAAGGATTTCATAATTTCAAATGATGCTGATTATGCTATCCTTGAGGATAAAAAAAGGAAAAAATTCAAATATAAAATTTTCTTTGACTATAACAGACAGAGCCACATCATCAATAAGGACTGCTTATGTCTGATTGAAGAGATGAATGAAATTAAGGAATTGGGATTGGATTCATTGATTCTGGACTGCAGATACTCAAATGAACAGTACACCTCCCAGATTTTATCCATATATAATGAAAGTCTTAATGGAAAAAATCAGGATGAACTAACCAAGTATAAATACCAGATTATGGATTTTTCACAGTCTTACATTAATAAGGGCAATTATATTGAAGGTAGATTACATGAGAATTCCTGA
- a CDS encoding U32 family peptidase — MRIPELLAPVGSVEHLKIAINAGASSVYLSGKNYGARKFAENFTLDEIREAVNTAHMHNVKVYVTVNTIIKERELDNVLNYLTHLHAIGVDAVLVQDLGLIELINEYLPDLKIHASTQMTIENQLKLDYFESKGVKRVVLPREMRKEEIQNIKTNMELEVFAHGALCYSYSGQCLMSSFKGGRSGNRGTCAQPCRQKYRIDGIKKHDYYLSPCDLSLFNQLKEISESEIHCIKIEGRMRSKEYLAIVISNYRKALNKLKSGKTSSSEEISLVFNRGFSEGQFMNTSKRSIRPGHTGLKIGRVIKSSKNQIAIRLHDYITSIPEKGDGLLIVKNNNDYGLEISQNPIVTTLNHFNKDKFKQVKDLTRKNKVLIVKRVRQNKKSDFNLNESDVYLTKRNRLSKKVKEIESNGSSYVKSKLILTFSLKNKYPVLKSRLTLANRKVIEAEVKGNTTFEKPLKKSVSTDTVRKQLSKVDNYPFEITQINVNYDGSLFIPISKLNELRRNLFEKLESEVIKSYQRKRKKISLNRVETEIENHEVNFSFYTTNLNHLRNLDNVKRVYLEIPHPDDSLILREENYNISYMVNFLKEALEISYGKDYELIWKWPDITHDKLIRAFNKVRGILNKMHYSLPIMSNSFNAEYCSYSMNLTNNYAIGSLKNYKILTLSVELNHSDYEDIIRYCKSPEKLEMMVHGSVELMKTRYDLLYGNEVKKYDNYLIDRNNNKYPIHKSISNEELIIFNDSELSLLKKVNHLKDIGYCNFSIDGRYKEDDYYKIIDVYREALNDNINEKELQKYSLKNTIANF; from the coding sequence ATGAGAATTCCTGAATTGCTTGCTCCTGTCGGATCTGTGGAACATTTGAAGATTGCAATTAATGCAGGTGCAAGTTCCGTTTATTTGTCCGGGAAAAATTATGGTGCTCGCAAGTTTGCAGAGAACTTCACATTAGATGAAATCCGTGAAGCAGTAAACACTGCACACATGCATAATGTTAAGGTTTACGTGACTGTGAATACCATAATTAAAGAAAGAGAATTGGACAATGTCCTGAATTATTTAACCCACCTACATGCGATTGGTGTTGATGCCGTTTTGGTTCAGGATTTAGGACTGATAGAACTGATTAATGAATACTTGCCTGATTTGAAGATTCATGCTTCAACACAAATGACAATTGAAAATCAATTGAAACTAGATTATTTTGAAAGCAAAGGAGTTAAACGTGTTGTTCTTCCACGTGAGATGAGAAAAGAAGAAATTCAAAATATTAAAACAAATATGGAACTTGAAGTATTTGCTCATGGAGCATTATGCTATTCATACTCAGGACAATGTTTAATGAGCAGTTTTAAGGGAGGTCGAAGCGGCAACAGAGGAACCTGTGCTCAACCTTGTCGACAGAAATACCGAATCGATGGAATCAAAAAGCATGATTACTATTTATCACCATGTGACTTGAGCCTGTTTAATCAGCTAAAGGAAATTAGCGAATCAGAAATACACTGCATCAAGATTGAAGGTAGAATGCGCAGCAAGGAATACCTTGCCATTGTCATAAGCAATTACAGAAAAGCATTGAACAAACTGAAAAGCGGAAAAACAAGCAGTAGTGAAGAAATCAGTCTTGTTTTCAATAGAGGATTCAGTGAAGGCCAGTTCATGAACACATCCAAAAGAAGCATTCGTCCAGGACATACAGGTTTGAAGATAGGGAGAGTCATTAAAAGCAGCAAAAATCAAATCGCAATAAGATTACATGACTATATAACAAGTATTCCTGAAAAGGGAGATGGTTTGCTTATTGTCAAAAACAATAACGATTACGGATTGGAAATATCTCAAAATCCAATAGTCACCACTTTAAATCATTTCAACAAGGATAAATTCAAGCAGGTTAAAGATTTAACCCGTAAAAATAAAGTGTTAATTGTAAAAAGGGTTCGACAAAACAAGAAAAGTGATTTTAACTTAAATGAATCTGATGTATACCTGACAAAGAGAAACAGGTTATCCAAGAAAGTTAAGGAAATTGAAAGCAACGGCTCAAGTTATGTAAAATCAAAATTGATCCTCACATTTTCATTGAAAAACAAGTACCCTGTTTTAAAATCCCGATTGACTCTCGCAAATAGAAAAGTCATTGAAGCAGAAGTTAAGGGAAACACTACTTTTGAAAAGCCTTTAAAGAAAAGTGTTAGTACAGACACTGTCAGAAAGCAGCTTTCAAAGGTTGACAATTACCCATTTGAAATCACACAAATAAATGTCAATTATGACGGATCACTGTTTATTCCCATAAGCAAACTTAATGAACTTCGAAGGAATTTATTTGAAAAACTTGAATCAGAAGTGATTAAATCCTATCAGCGTAAAAGAAAAAAAATCAGTTTAAATAGGGTTGAAACTGAAATTGAAAATCATGAGGTTAACTTTTCATTTTATACTACTAATTTAAACCATTTGAGAAATTTGGATAATGTTAAAAGGGTTTATCTGGAAATTCCTCATCCTGATGACTCCCTAATTCTTAGAGAGGAAAATTACAATATAAGTTATATGGTGAATTTCCTTAAGGAAGCTTTGGAAATATCCTACGGCAAGGATTATGAGCTGATTTGGAAATGGCCAGACATTACCCATGACAAGCTAATCAGGGCATTCAATAAGGTTCGAGGAATACTGAATAAGATGCACTATTCCTTACCTATTATGAGCAATAGTTTTAATGCTGAGTATTGTTCCTATTCCATGAATCTCACAAACAATTATGCAATAGGCAGCCTTAAAAACTATAAGATATTAACATTATCAGTTGAGCTTAACCATAGTGACTATGAGGACATTATAAGATATTGCAAAAGTCCTGAAAAACTTGAGATGATGGTTCATGGTTCTGTTGAGCTTATGAAAACAAGATATGATTTATTATATGGAAATGAAGTTAAAAAATATGATAATTACCTGATTGATAGAAACAATAACAAATATCCGATTCATAAAAGCATTTCCAATGAGGAACTGATTATATTTAATGACAGCGAACTTTCGCTACTTAAAAAAGTTAATCACTTAAAAGACATCGGTTACTGTAATTTTTCAATAGATGGAAGATATAAAGAAGATGATTATTATAAAATCATTGATGTTTACAGAGAAGCATTGAATGACAATATTAATGAAAAAGAACTTCAAAAATACAGTCTGAAAAATACGATTGCTAATTTCTGA
- a CDS encoding endonuclease MutS2 gives MQGERITLQNIKGIGDKISEKIINSVGGEDALQKIVDNVDVEKIAAVDGISQRKAIEIMNQLLNNPEYEFIKSDRAMELYEDIINKILAYSNTSYSKNRILLLSPSKDIGKINSKLDFVMNAKEHVSQLPIIKLRGLMKNLKEVEEVKPEYDPSKVILVESAEDNSYLTDLGLNQYYPILTASDSPLLKEEMMNYDLVFYVYSQGILDFEGMPNVIMINIEDNDYEIVPEKIINFFIQNKELFTRVHEIQKIRNKDSVLGEIIPIIDELNIIDKREVDIEELVLSLKDEMDDELEKSIKQVDLEGDEILNLLNNNFPPKITKIFDDIISKRKAIIKEKTGMSFDPYLRTYPIQIDETEIQRVTLEQSSQKENDIFDIKRTAAIELNSIKQKAIAEVEDVIRFDYEFSLGSFAYEYDLCRPEFSEEIKLTGALHLELALKKDKDFVQTVDYQLTQDENIALLTGANSGGKTTLLETLTQISIMAQMGLPVSAEKAEIKLFDEIYHFSKKRSLDAGAFESFLNVFIPIVTTNSEKLVLLDELEGITELDAAVKIISTFIDMIKESNSYGVIVTHMARELMNYTNIRVDGIEAKGLDENYNLIVDRTPKMNFLAKSTPELILKRIYEKSDDDLKAVYARILEKF, from the coding sequence ATGCAAGGAGAAAGAATTACATTGCAAAACATTAAAGGAATAGGAGATAAAATCTCTGAAAAAATCATTAATAGTGTTGGAGGAGAAGATGCACTCCAAAAAATAGTTGATAATGTTGATGTTGAAAAAATAGCGGCAGTTGATGGAATAAGCCAGAGAAAAGCAATTGAAATAATGAATCAACTGTTAAATAATCCTGAGTATGAGTTTATCAAAAGTGACCGTGCCATGGAGCTTTATGAAGACATCATCAATAAGATTTTGGCATATTCCAACACCAGCTATTCCAAAAATCGTATCCTATTGCTTTCTCCCTCAAAAGACATTGGAAAAATTAATTCAAAACTTGATTTTGTAATGAATGCCAAAGAGCATGTTTCTCAGCTTCCAATCATTAAATTAAGAGGTTTAATGAAAAATTTGAAAGAAGTTGAAGAAGTTAAACCCGAATATGATCCAAGCAAAGTTATTCTTGTTGAAAGTGCCGAAGACAATTCCTATCTTACTGATTTAGGACTTAACCAATATTACCCAATTCTCACCGCTAGTGATTCCCCACTTCTTAAAGAAGAAATGATGAACTATGATTTAGTTTTTTATGTTTATTCACAGGGAATTCTTGATTTTGAAGGCATGCCCAATGTAATAATGATCAATATTGAAGATAATGATTATGAAATTGTTCCTGAAAAAATCATTAACTTCTTTATTCAAAATAAAGAGTTATTTACAAGAGTTCATGAAATCCAAAAAATCAGAAATAAGGACAGTGTTTTAGGAGAAATCATTCCAATCATTGATGAATTGAATATTATTGATAAAAGAGAAGTTGATATTGAAGAACTTGTTCTTTCACTTAAAGATGAGATGGATGATGAATTGGAAAAATCCATAAAGCAAGTTGATCTTGAAGGAGATGAAATACTTAATTTATTAAATAATAACTTCCCTCCAAAGATTACTAAAATATTTGATGACATTATCAGTAAACGAAAAGCAATCATTAAGGAAAAAACTGGGATGAGTTTTGATCCGTACCTCAGAACATATCCTATTCAAATTGATGAAACAGAAATTCAAAGGGTGACTCTCGAACAGTCATCCCAAAAAGAAAATGATATATTTGACATTAAAAGAACTGCAGCTATTGAACTAAACTCCATAAAACAAAAGGCAATTGCTGAAGTTGAAGATGTAATCAGATTTGATTATGAATTCAGTTTAGGTAGTTTTGCATATGAATATGATTTATGCAGACCTGAATTCAGTGAGGAAATAAAACTAACCGGAGCCCTTCATTTAGAGTTAGCTCTTAAAAAAGACAAGGATTTTGTTCAAACAGTAGATTATCAATTAACACAAGATGAAAATATTGCACTTCTAACAGGAGCAAACAGCGGAGGTAAAACAACCCTTCTTGAAACATTGACACAAATTTCCATAATGGCACAGATGGGCCTTCCAGTAAGTGCAGAAAAAGCGGAAATTAAATTATTTGATGAAATTTACCACTTCTCAAAGAAAAGATCCCTTGATGCAGGTGCATTTGAATCATTCTTAAACGTGTTTATTCCAATCGTCACCACAAATAGTGAAAAGTTAGTATTATTAGATGAACTTGAAGGCATCACAGAACTTGATGCTGCAGTTAAAATAATATCAACATTCATCGATATGATTAAGGAATCCAATTCTTACGGTGTGATTGTCACTCATATGGCAAGGGAACTGATGAATTACACCAACATTCGTGTGGACGGTATTGAAGCAAAAGGATTAGATGAAAACTATAATCTAATTGTGGATAGAACTCCTAAGATGAATTTCCTTGCAAAAAGTACACCAGAATTAATTCTAAAAAGAATATATGAAAAATCCGATGATGACTTAAAAGCAGTATATGCCAGAATTTTAGAGAAATTCTAA
- a CDS encoding nitrogenase component 1, with amino-acid sequence MVNGHGGHHGNGSCRKNKIKRILDLDKDTCPNREQRANGTNVYYGKASELLQDAKEGKITIPDRKFQQSGGCVLNFYLSNRVTTIRDSVTIFNAPVGCSAGSLGYRELYRGIPESLGRTNEYNNAWLTTNLQQDDVVYGASEKLRDAILKAEERYNPQAIFILTSCTTGIIGEDIEGTVDEVQPEVNAKIVPIHCEGIRSRLVQTGYDAFWHAVLKYLVKEPEKKQEDLVNVASMLSYTWQDRLEIKRLLGKLGLRVNFIPEFATVSDFEQLSEAAVTAPICPTYTDYLSRGLEQKYGVPYFLYPSPTGISSTDEWLRNIAKYTGKEDEVEKLIEEEHKIWKPKLKAIQDEFVSLRKNGEKPTVLGSLGQGRLVSQMPYFDELGLATPAAMAQDFDDLLIEELEDIIEKSGDFQLMVNTFQAAEQANVTTNLDPDLTLTCPFQGGTWERDNNVTRIHSLRGDPEPTSAQSGYAGAIAFGNFLLHAFKNKSYHKTLAEKTEKSYKDWWYEQDNPLYYLNEGK; translated from the coding sequence ATGGTTAATGGACATGGTGGACATCATGGAAATGGATCATGTAGAAAAAATAAAATTAAAAGAATACTTGATTTAGATAAGGATACTTGTCCTAACAGGGAACAACGTGCCAATGGTACAAATGTTTACTATGGGAAAGCATCTGAACTATTACAAGATGCAAAAGAAGGAAAAATTACAATTCCTGATAGAAAATTCCAGCAATCTGGTGGATGTGTTTTGAATTTCTATCTATCAAACAGAGTAACAACTATTCGTGATTCTGTTACAATATTTAATGCTCCTGTGGGATGTTCTGCAGGATCATTAGGATATCGTGAATTGTATAGAGGAATTCCAGAATCATTGGGTAGAACTAATGAGTATAACAATGCTTGGTTGACAACAAATCTCCAACAGGATGATGTTGTTTATGGAGCCTCTGAAAAATTAAGGGATGCTATATTAAAAGCTGAAGAACGTTATAACCCTCAGGCAATATTTATATTGACATCCTGTACAACAGGTATAATTGGTGAAGATATTGAAGGAACAGTTGATGAAGTTCAACCAGAAGTAAATGCAAAAATTGTTCCTATTCATTGTGAAGGGATAAGGAGCAGACTTGTGCAAACTGGTTATGATGCATTTTGGCATGCTGTTTTAAAATATTTGGTTAAAGAACCTGAGAAAAAACAAGAAGATCTTGTGAATGTTGCGAGCATGTTGTCATACACTTGGCAGGACAGGCTTGAAATAAAAAGATTGCTTGGAAAATTAGGCTTGAGAGTAAATTTCATTCCTGAATTTGCAACTGTTTCTGATTTTGAGCAATTATCTGAGGCAGCTGTAACTGCTCCGATTTGTCCTACATACACAGATTATCTTTCAAGAGGATTGGAGCAAAAATACGGGGTTCCATATTTCCTTTATCCTTCTCCAACTGGAATTTCAAGTACTGATGAATGGTTAAGAAACATTGCAAAATACACTGGCAAAGAGGATGAAGTTGAAAAATTAATAGAGGAAGAACACAAGATTTGGAAACCTAAACTTAAAGCAATTCAGGATGAATTTGTAAGTTTGAGGAAAAATGGCGAAAAGCCAACAGTTTTAGGTTCTCTTGGTCAGGGAAGATTAGTGTCACAAATGCCGTACTTTGATGAGTTAGGTTTAGCAACTCCTGCAGCAATGGCACAGGACTTTGATGATTTATTAATTGAAGAACTTGAAGATATCATTGAAAAAAGTGGAGATTTCCAATTGATGGTTAATACATTCCAAGCTGCCGAACAAGCTAATGTAACAACTAATTTGGATCCTGATTTGACATTAACATGTCCATTCCAAGGGGGAACTTGGGAAAGAGACAATAATGTAACTAGAATTCACTCATTAAGGGGAGATCCTGAACCTACTAGTGCTCAATCAGGTTATGCTGGAGCAATAGCATTTGGTAACTTCTTGTTACATGCATTTAAAAATAAATCTTATCATAAGACTTTGGCTGAAAAAACTGAAAAAAGTTATAAAGACTGGTGGTATGAACAGGATAATCCTTTATACTACTTAAATGAAGGTAAATAA
- a CDS encoding transcription initiation factor IIB, translating to MEFYSCPEEDDIITTKTTEVYHEVRPHDLFHDNEVKPCPICSSTERIVDDRKAEVTCARCGLVLDENIIDNGPEWRAFDHDQKLKRTRVGAPSTYAIADKGLPTDIDRRNKDSKGRNIPEANRQQLYRLRRWNKRLRISNASERNLAFALSELDRESSKLGIPRSIREDAAVIYRKAARNKLIRGRSIESMVAASIYTACRRNNIPRSLEEVSEVSNISKKQIGKNYRFLSRKLNIKLKPTSPIDYIPRFASLLDLSGEAESKAIEIINQSIKKGLNNGKGPVGMAAAALYISSILLNERRTQSDVAEVAGVTEVTIRNRYKELSEQVDSIII from the coding sequence TTGGAATTTTATTCCTGTCCTGAGGAGGATGATATTATAACAACCAAAACCACCGAAGTTTATCATGAAGTTAGACCGCATGATCTCTTTCATGACAATGAAGTTAAACCTTGTCCTATCTGTAGTTCTACTGAAAGAATAGTTGACGATAGGAAAGCTGAAGTTACTTGTGCCCGTTGCGGATTAGTTTTAGATGAAAACATCATTGACAACGGTCCGGAATGGAGAGCATTTGACCATGACCAGAAGCTTAAGCGTACTAGAGTTGGTGCTCCATCAACTTATGCAATTGCTGATAAGGGTTTGCCTACTGATATTGACAGGCGAAATAAAGACAGTAAAGGCCGTAATATTCCCGAAGCAAATAGGCAGCAATTATATCGTTTAAGAAGATGGAATAAGCGTTTGAGAATTTCTAATGCAAGTGAAAGGAATTTGGCATTTGCTTTAAGTGAACTTGATCGTGAATCTTCCAAGTTAGGCATTCCCCGTTCCATTCGTGAGGATGCTGCTGTGATTTACAGAAAAGCCGCTCGAAATAAGCTCATTCGTGGAAGAAGTATTGAAAGTATGGTTGCAGCTTCAATTTATACTGCTTGTCGACGAAATAATATTCCACGTTCTTTGGAGGAAGTTTCTGAGGTATCAAATATTTCCAAAAAACAAATTGGTAAAAATTACAGGTTTTTGTCAAGAAAACTTAATATTAAATTGAAACCTACTTCACCTATTGATTATATTCCAAGGTTTGCAAGCCTGTTGGATTTGTCTGGTGAAGCTGAATCCAAGGCAATTGAAATTATTAATCAATCAATTAAAAAAGGGTTAAATAACGGTAAAGGTCCTGTAGGTATGGCTGCAGCTGCTTTGTATATATCTTCAATTCTGTTAAATGAAAGAAGAACCCAAAGTGATGTTGCTGAAGTTGCAGGAGTTACTGAAGTGACAATAAGAAATCGTTATAAGGAGTTGTCTGAACAGGTGGATAGTATTATCATCTAA